The Nocardioides pantholopis genome window below encodes:
- a CDS encoding TRAP transporter permease: protein MMHRFWQGVALVLTVAGVLLVLCWAFVWSPFGHSLQRNEYLFLVLAAFLPMVFIFRRVRKVAPETAPAPDGSAPPEVALHEAPPPLLAVPWYDAVLAVLTFGISIYLAVHAQEIAETGWDYSAPTLGLVVAYVLWVLVLEVLRRTAGLVVTVIAGLFSIYPMFAANIPIGFLSGIQFDSDGAALMHVYGSESIFGLPLQAGATVLVGFILFGITLQRTGGADFFIDISRAIFGSSRGGTAKVAVSSSAAMGMMSGSAVSNVLTTGPMTIPAMKKAGYPALYAGGIEATAASGGSITPPIMGTAAFIMVSFVGVPYSEIALAAAIPALLFYLGIFVQVDGYAARNRMRGEPRDSRPRMGATLLAGWPYVLALVVLTLLLVVRQEETQAPFLTVLVLLVIAALRRTNRLTLARVRDLVLESGRSIADIIGIIAGVGLIVGGLSMSGVSLSLSRELVAAAGDNLYIILVAGAITSLILGMGMTISAVYVFLAIVMVPALVTLGVNEMAAHLFVIYWAAASYITPPVALAAFAAAGIARTAPMATGFMAMRLGMVKYVVPFAFALNPALVAQGSAREVLTALGLAIVGIAVLAAAFEGWMPLIERAMSIPERIVAGAAGILMLSHDGRIAGAAAGAAVLLALWLRIYRDAHTGEGIVPEDQPDPVGRPT from the coding sequence ATGATGCACAGGTTCTGGCAGGGCGTCGCCTTGGTGCTCACCGTGGCGGGCGTGCTGCTGGTGCTGTGCTGGGCGTTCGTCTGGAGCCCCTTCGGGCACAGCCTCCAGCGCAACGAGTACCTGTTCCTGGTGCTCGCGGCGTTCCTGCCGATGGTGTTCATCTTCCGGCGGGTCCGCAAGGTGGCGCCGGAGACGGCGCCCGCCCCGGACGGGTCGGCCCCGCCGGAGGTGGCCCTGCACGAGGCGCCGCCGCCGCTCCTCGCAGTTCCGTGGTACGACGCGGTGCTCGCCGTGCTGACCTTCGGCATCAGCATCTACCTCGCGGTGCACGCCCAGGAGATCGCCGAGACGGGCTGGGACTACTCGGCCCCGACGCTCGGCCTGGTCGTGGCGTACGTGCTGTGGGTGCTGGTCCTGGAGGTGCTGCGGCGTACCGCCGGCCTGGTCGTCACGGTGATCGCCGGGCTCTTCTCGATCTATCCGATGTTCGCGGCGAACATCCCGATCGGCTTCCTCTCGGGCATCCAGTTCGATTCCGACGGCGCTGCGCTGATGCACGTCTACGGCTCCGAGAGCATCTTCGGGCTGCCGCTGCAGGCCGGGGCCACGGTGCTGGTGGGCTTCATCCTGTTCGGGATCACGTTGCAGCGCACCGGCGGCGCCGACTTCTTCATCGACATCTCCCGCGCGATCTTCGGATCCTCGCGCGGCGGAACCGCCAAGGTCGCGGTGAGCAGCTCCGCGGCCATGGGGATGATGAGCGGCAGCGCGGTGTCCAACGTGCTGACGACCGGCCCGATGACGATCCCGGCGATGAAGAAGGCCGGCTATCCGGCCCTCTACGCCGGCGGCATCGAGGCGACGGCCGCGTCCGGCGGCTCGATCACCCCGCCGATCATGGGCACGGCCGCGTTCATCATGGTCTCGTTCGTCGGGGTGCCGTACTCCGAGATCGCGCTGGCCGCCGCGATCCCCGCGCTGCTGTTCTACCTGGGCATCTTCGTCCAGGTCGACGGGTACGCCGCGCGGAACCGGATGCGCGGCGAGCCGCGGGACAGCCGGCCCCGGATGGGCGCGACGCTGCTGGCCGGATGGCCCTACGTGCTGGCCCTGGTGGTGCTGACCCTGCTGCTGGTCGTCCGCCAGGAGGAGACCCAGGCGCCGTTCCTCACGGTGCTGGTGCTGCTGGTTATCGCCGCGCTGCGGCGTACCAACCGGCTGACACTGGCCCGGGTGCGGGACCTGGTCCTGGAGTCGGGCCGCTCGATCGCCGACATCATCGGCATCATCGCCGGGGTCGGGCTGATCGTCGGCGGTCTCTCGATGTCCGGCGTCTCGCTCTCGCTGTCCCGCGAGCTGGTCGCCGCAGCGGGGGACAACCTCTACATCATCCTGGTGGCGGGCGCCATCACCAGCCTGATCCTGGGCATGGGCATGACGATCTCGGCGGTCTACGTCTTCCTCGCCATCGTCATGGTGCCCGCCCTGGTCACCCTCGGCGTCAACGAGATGGCGGCGCACCTGTTCGTCATCTACTGGGCGGCGGCGTCCTACATCACCCCGCCGGTGGCCCTGGCCGCGTTCGCGGCGGCCGGGATAGCCCGGACCGCACCCATGGCGACCGGCTTCATGGCGATGCGCCTCGGCATGGTCAAGTATGTCGTGCCATTCGCGTTCGCGCTGAACCCGGCACTGGTGGCGCAGGGCTCGGCCCGCGAGGTCCTGACCGCACTGGGGCTGGCGATCGTCGGCATCGCGGTCCTGGCCGCCGCGTTCGAGGGCTGGATGCCGCTGATCGAGAGAGCGATGTCGATCCCCGAGCGGATCGTCGCCGGCGCGGCCGGCATCCTGATGCTCTCCCACGACGGCCGGATCGCCGGCGCGGCCGCGGGCGCCGCGGTCCTGCTCGCGCTCTGGCTGCGAATTTATCGCGACGCCCACACAGGCGAGGGCATCGTGCCCGAGGACCAGCCTGATCCCGTCGGCAGGCCGACATAG
- a CDS encoding TAXI family TRAP transporter solute-binding subunit, giving the protein MKKRSALIGVGAALALAVTGCGSSSSAGGGSGQVIISTYGTGTATYADMAAVANAMTEVSGTKTRIITSDTSTGRMMPLVKGTAQFARTGDEYIFAFEGDHEFATEAWGPQPMRVVWAPTLPASFVVRSDSGITTPADLAGKKIPEFTSNPSVNSKVDSLLAAGGLTRDDVKVVNVEYSAQAEALKAGKADVMFSSVAASTLFELEGQTDIRWIELDAEDEEMVAAVQEKSPSVELAEFTDGAAQQDGQSDVGFYYPMPVVATSETSAEAVQDVVSGIVDSFDKYEDSTSTTPLWSIDEASLVPAQVPFHEGLVEFLTEKDVWTEEAQARQDELLAREKELAAGWDEVSEDASESELAEAWAEWKSENLAG; this is encoded by the coding sequence ATGAAGAAGCGCTCGGCCCTGATCGGAGTCGGTGCAGCGCTCGCGCTCGCCGTGACCGGCTGCGGCTCCTCATCCTCCGCAGGCGGGGGATCCGGCCAGGTGATCATCTCCACCTACGGCACCGGCACCGCGACGTACGCCGACATGGCAGCCGTGGCGAACGCGATGACCGAGGTGAGCGGCACCAAGACCCGCATCATCACCTCCGACACCAGCACCGGGCGGATGATGCCGCTGGTCAAGGGCACCGCGCAGTTCGCGCGGACCGGCGACGAGTACATCTTCGCCTTCGAGGGCGACCACGAGTTCGCGACCGAGGCATGGGGCCCGCAGCCGATGCGCGTCGTGTGGGCGCCGACCCTTCCCGCGTCGTTCGTCGTGCGCTCGGACTCGGGGATCACCACGCCGGCCGACCTCGCGGGCAAGAAGATCCCCGAGTTCACCTCCAACCCGTCGGTGAACAGCAAGGTGGACTCGTTGCTCGCGGCCGGCGGACTGACCCGCGACGACGTGAAGGTCGTCAACGTCGAGTACAGCGCGCAGGCCGAGGCCCTCAAGGCCGGCAAGGCCGACGTGATGTTCTCCTCAGTCGCCGCGTCCACGCTCTTCGAGCTCGAGGGCCAGACCGACATCCGGTGGATCGAGCTGGATGCCGAGGACGAGGAGATGGTCGCGGCGGTGCAGGAGAAGTCGCCCTCGGTGGAGCTGGCCGAGTTCACCGACGGCGCCGCACAGCAGGACGGCCAGTCCGATGTCGGGTTCTACTACCCGATGCCGGTCGTCGCCACCTCCGAGACCTCCGCCGAGGCGGTCCAGGACGTCGTGAGCGGCATCGTGGACTCCTTCGACAAGTACGAGGACTCCACCTCCACGACCCCGCTGTGGAGCATCGACGAGGCGAGCCTGGTCCCGGCGCAGGTCCCGTTCCACGAGGGGCTGGTCGAGTTCCTGACCGAGAAGGACGTCTGGACCGAGGAGGCCCAGGCCCGGCAGGACGAGCTGCTGGCGCGGGAGAAGGAGCTGGCCGCGGGCTGGGACGAGGTCTCCGAGGACGCCTCGGAGTCCGAGCTCGCTGAAGCGTGGGCCGAGTGGAAGTCCGAGAACCTCGCGGGCTGA
- a CDS encoding acetate--CoA ligase family protein — MTTDLHPQRDHSRDIGEDAGRDVGVAALLDPRSIAVVGASADPAKLSGRPVAYLKKFGYAGRIIPINPGREEIQGLPCFPSLEEVDGEIDLALLMTPAALVPETVRAAGRKGVRCVIVAGSGFAEVGESGAALQRDLEAAIAESGVRVLGPNCLGVIGFGNGVVPTFTPMLAEREDFPVGPVGFVSQSGAVGTFLMDEVHTQRIGMSYYVATGNETDLSVAEVLGGLLDEGSSKVLLAYLEGSADGARLMDVAHRAHRGDVPLVVLKSGRSAAGSRAAGSHTAALSGDDAVFDALVRRAGVVRVDSQEELLEAAQVFSTGRRARGRRLTVMSESGGAGVLMTDAAVARGLVVDPWEEPWLSRLDALLPSYGSATNPVDLTAALITDQSSLSEALDLAAEHPDTDLICVLVGNADSFAEPLIAQIQRVFQSTDKPMAVVWSGGGGEPRRRLRELGIPCFTDPSRAARALSWVADHSLRAPLPTPRRPSDVRAGQVREVLAAARARGSLTLSEAESSAVLAAYGVPMATAVVAATPDEAVAAAAGIPGPCVLKVLSDQVAHKSELGGVRLGLEPAADVRAAAEDLLRIGRAVADDARLLVQPMESGEAELIVGGRVDDGFGPVVLAGLGGILVEVLQDVRLGQAPLDRASAEQLLRSLAGAALLDGVRGRAPVDVAAVAEVIERLSWFLADFADELAEVDVNPLLVREAGSGAVAVDALVLLRPPSLPDPATPAEPAKPAKPAKPAKPEGDRS, encoded by the coding sequence ATGACCACTGACCTCCATCCGCAACGGGACCACAGCCGGGACATCGGTGAGGACGCCGGGCGCGACGTCGGCGTGGCCGCCCTGCTGGACCCCCGGTCCATAGCGGTCGTCGGTGCCTCGGCCGACCCGGCGAAGCTGTCCGGGCGCCCGGTGGCCTACCTGAAGAAGTTCGGCTACGCCGGCCGGATCATCCCGATCAACCCCGGCCGCGAGGAGATCCAGGGGCTGCCCTGCTTCCCCTCGCTCGAAGAGGTCGACGGCGAGATCGACCTGGCGCTGCTGATGACCCCGGCCGCGCTGGTGCCGGAGACCGTCCGGGCGGCGGGCCGAAAGGGCGTGCGCTGCGTGATCGTCGCCGGCTCGGGGTTCGCCGAGGTGGGCGAGAGCGGCGCGGCGCTGCAGCGCGACCTCGAGGCCGCCATCGCGGAGAGCGGCGTGCGGGTCCTCGGCCCCAACTGCCTCGGCGTCATCGGCTTCGGCAACGGCGTGGTGCCGACCTTCACCCCGATGCTCGCCGAGCGCGAGGACTTCCCGGTGGGACCGGTCGGCTTCGTCAGCCAGAGCGGCGCCGTGGGCACGTTCCTCATGGACGAGGTGCACACCCAGCGCATCGGCATGTCCTACTACGTCGCCACCGGGAACGAGACCGACCTCTCGGTCGCCGAGGTGCTCGGCGGCCTCCTCGACGAGGGCTCCTCGAAGGTGCTGCTGGCCTACCTGGAGGGCTCCGCGGACGGGGCACGGCTGATGGACGTCGCCCACCGCGCGCACCGCGGCGACGTCCCGCTCGTGGTGCTGAAGTCCGGAAGGTCCGCCGCCGGCTCGCGCGCCGCCGGCTCGCACACGGCCGCCCTCAGCGGCGACGACGCAGTCTTCGACGCGTTGGTACGCCGCGCCGGCGTGGTGCGCGTGGACTCCCAGGAGGAGCTGCTCGAGGCCGCGCAGGTCTTCAGCACCGGACGTCGGGCCCGGGGTCGCCGGCTGACGGTGATGTCGGAGTCCGGAGGTGCCGGGGTGCTGATGACCGACGCGGCCGTCGCCCGCGGCCTGGTCGTCGACCCGTGGGAGGAGCCGTGGCTCTCGCGGCTGGACGCCCTGCTCCCGTCGTACGGCTCGGCCACCAACCCGGTGGACCTCACCGCGGCCCTGATCACCGACCAGTCCTCGCTCAGCGAGGCGCTCGACCTGGCCGCCGAGCACCCAGACACCGACCTGATCTGCGTGCTCGTCGGGAACGCGGACTCCTTCGCCGAGCCGCTCATCGCCCAGATCCAGCGGGTCTTCCAGAGCACCGACAAGCCGATGGCCGTCGTGTGGTCCGGCGGCGGCGGAGAGCCGCGGCGGCGGCTGCGGGAGCTCGGCATCCCGTGCTTCACCGACCCCAGTCGGGCCGCCCGGGCGCTGAGCTGGGTGGCCGACCACTCCCTGCGTGCGCCGCTGCCGACCCCCCGGCGCCCCTCGGACGTGCGCGCCGGGCAGGTGCGCGAGGTCCTGGCCGCGGCGCGGGCCCGCGGGTCGCTCACGCTCAGCGAGGCCGAGTCCTCGGCCGTGCTCGCGGCGTACGGCGTCCCGATGGCGACCGCGGTCGTCGCGGCCACCCCGGACGAAGCGGTCGCCGCGGCCGCCGGGATCCCGGGTCCGTGCGTGCTCAAGGTGCTCAGCGACCAGGTCGCGCACAAGAGCGAGCTCGGCGGGGTCCGGCTCGGCCTGGAGCCCGCCGCGGACGTGCGGGCCGCCGCCGAGGACCTGCTGCGGATCGGTCGCGCCGTGGCGGACGACGCCCGGCTCCTGGTCCAGCCGATGGAGTCCGGTGAGGCAGAGCTGATCGTCGGCGGCCGCGTCGACGACGGCTTCGGCCCCGTGGTCCTGGCGGGGCTTGGTGGCATCCTCGTCGAGGTCCTCCAGGATGTGCGGCTCGGGCAGGCGCCCCTGGACCGGGCCTCGGCCGAGCAGCTGCTGCGCTCCCTGGCCGGCGCGGCGCTGCTCGACGGCGTCCGCGGCCGGGCCCCGGTGGACGTCGCCGCGGTCGCCGAGGTCATCGAGCGGCTGTCCTGGTTCCTCGCCGACTTCGCCGACGAGCTCGCCGAGGTCGACGTCAACCCGCTGCTGGTCCGCGAGGCCGGCAGCGGCGCCGTGGCCGTGGACGCGCTCGTCCTGCTGCGCCCGCCATCTCTTCCCGACCCGGCCACCCCAGCCGAGCCAGCCAAGCCAGCCAAGCCAGCCAAGCCAGCCAAGCCAGAAGGAGACAGGTCATGA
- a CDS encoding hotdog family protein: MSAVAPQVGDTLTPISFLADEVRLFCYSAVTWNPHRVHYDAPYTTGAEGYPGLLAQGPMLGGLLLRCAQEWIAGRGRIVATRYRSSAPTYAGAQLTCTGTVSARDGRRVVADLAVTTADGTTTCSGIVEFEIDDH; encoded by the coding sequence ATGAGCGCCGTCGCGCCCCAGGTGGGCGACACGCTGACCCCGATCTCGTTCCTCGCCGACGAGGTTCGGCTCTTCTGCTACTCCGCGGTGACCTGGAACCCCCACCGCGTGCACTACGACGCGCCGTACACGACCGGCGCGGAGGGCTATCCCGGGCTGCTGGCCCAGGGCCCGATGCTCGGCGGCCTGCTGCTGCGCTGCGCCCAGGAGTGGATCGCCGGGCGGGGCCGCATCGTCGCCACCCGCTACCGGTCCTCCGCGCCGACGTACGCCGGGGCGCAGCTGACCTGTACCGGCACCGTCTCGGCCCGGGATGGCCGGCGCGTCGTGGCCGACCTGGCCGTCACCACCGCCGACGGCACCACCACCTGCTCAGGAATCGTGGAGTTCGAGATCGATGACCACTGA
- a CDS encoding FAS1-like dehydratase domain-containing protein, which produces MSLLAPEAAAELGRSQTYRPYLVTDVDIAKYCHVMGIEDPVHLDPEVARRRGHRDVVAPIGYHMVIRHALPNIVPIGELAADGGSPDMTPPSSATRRMAGETTVEFLDDLVAGDGVVVTKTLSGLREKEGRSGPLAFVTYDLEYAVAGTPKVRETYVRILR; this is translated from the coding sequence ATGAGCCTGCTCGCCCCCGAGGCGGCGGCGGAGCTGGGCCGCTCCCAGACCTACCGCCCCTACCTCGTCACCGACGTGGACATCGCCAAGTACTGCCACGTGATGGGCATCGAGGACCCCGTCCACCTGGACCCCGAGGTCGCCAGGCGCCGGGGCCACCGCGACGTGGTCGCCCCGATCGGCTACCACATGGTGATCCGGCACGCGCTGCCCAACATCGTGCCGATCGGCGAGCTCGCGGCCGACGGCGGCAGTCCGGACATGACCCCGCCCAGCTCGGCGACCCGTCGGATGGCGGGGGAGACCACCGTCGAGTTCCTCGACGACCTCGTGGCCGGGGACGGCGTCGTCGTCACCAAGACCCTCTCCGGGCTGCGGGAGAAGGAGGGCCGCTCCGGTCCGCTCGCCTTCGTCACCTACGACCTCGAGTACGCCGTCGCGGGCACCCCCAAGGTCCGGGAGACCTACGTGCGGATCCTGCGATGA
- a CDS encoding Zn-ribbon domain-containing OB-fold protein, which produces MSALAPYTAGLADGRLLVPTCAACARSCWPPRDVCPRCHGDALAWDVAPPTATLFTWTVVHRTPLPAFADLTPYAVGVLAPEGLGIRLIGRLAADPEKLGIDSRWRWQVETGPDGSPVPLWHPTSTKEDR; this is translated from the coding sequence ATGAGCGCGCTGGCGCCGTACACCGCGGGCCTGGCCGACGGCCGGCTGCTGGTGCCGACGTGCGCGGCATGCGCGCGGTCCTGCTGGCCGCCGCGCGACGTGTGCCCCCGCTGCCACGGCGACGCCCTCGCCTGGGACGTCGCTCCGCCGACCGCGACCCTCTTCACCTGGACCGTCGTCCACCGCACCCCGCTGCCGGCCTTCGCCGACCTCACGCCGTACGCCGTCGGCGTGCTCGCCCCGGAGGGCCTCGGCATCCGGCTGATCGGCCGACTCGCCGCCGACCCCGAGAAGCTGGGGATCGATTCCCGCTGGCGCTGGCAGGTCGAGACGGGCCCGGACGGGTCCCCGGTTCCGCTGTGGCACCCCACGAGCACGAAGGAGGACCGATGA
- a CDS encoding thiolase C-terminal domain-containing protein yields MLARSACLAGVGRTEFSSDSGRSTGRLALEATVAAATDAGIDVAEIDGVVPYPMGPSCEDLMGLLGLTGVRFTAVAQMGGASALAGLRLAAMAVEAGAAENVVVFVARNGRSGTGIAQRVKQLAGQEFRLGLEYPHGLSTPAQWYALLCRRYLHEFGLSREVLGTVATTMRAHAQLNPHAQMYGRPLTMADYLAAPMIADPYLKFDCCLETDGAAAVLVTTAERAADAPHPMVRVLAATEGRPAPADDLANREDPFSVGLTSAAPEAYARAGVGPHDVDVAMIYDCFTFEVVQQLEEAGFCERGTAGDFVLGGNIALGGSLPVNPHGGLLSEGHVAGLNHVVEAVTQLRGTAGERQVVGAEIAAVTGWGDLGDGAFALLAGDAR; encoded by the coding sequence GTGCTCGCTCGCAGCGCCTGTCTCGCCGGAGTGGGACGCACCGAGTTCAGCTCGGACAGTGGTCGGTCCACCGGCCGGCTCGCCCTCGAGGCCACCGTGGCCGCGGCCACGGACGCCGGGATCGACGTGGCCGAGATCGACGGTGTGGTGCCGTACCCGATGGGGCCCAGCTGCGAGGACCTGATGGGGCTGCTCGGGCTCACCGGGGTCCGGTTCACCGCCGTGGCCCAGATGGGCGGCGCCAGCGCCCTGGCCGGCCTGCGGCTGGCCGCGATGGCCGTCGAGGCGGGGGCCGCCGAGAACGTCGTAGTCTTCGTCGCCCGCAACGGTCGTTCCGGAACCGGCATCGCCCAACGGGTCAAGCAGCTCGCCGGGCAGGAGTTCCGGCTGGGGTTGGAGTACCCGCACGGGCTGAGCACCCCGGCCCAGTGGTACGCGCTGCTGTGCCGGCGCTACCTCCACGAGTTCGGCCTCTCCCGTGAGGTGCTCGGCACCGTCGCGACCACGATGCGCGCCCACGCGCAGTTGAACCCGCACGCCCAGATGTACGGTCGCCCGCTCACGATGGCGGACTACCTGGCGGCCCCGATGATCGCGGACCCCTACCTGAAGTTCGACTGCTGTCTGGAGACCGACGGCGCCGCCGCGGTCCTGGTGACCACCGCCGAGCGGGCCGCCGACGCACCGCACCCGATGGTCCGCGTGCTCGCGGCCACCGAGGGGCGTCCCGCGCCCGCCGACGACCTGGCGAACCGCGAGGACCCGTTCTCGGTCGGCCTGACCAGCGCCGCTCCGGAGGCGTACGCGCGAGCCGGTGTCGGCCCGCACGACGTCGACGTGGCGATGATCTACGACTGCTTCACCTTCGAGGTCGTCCAGCAGTTGGAGGAGGCCGGGTTCTGCGAACGCGGCACCGCCGGCGACTTCGTCCTCGGCGGCAACATCGCCCTCGGCGGCTCGCTCCCGGTGAACCCGCACGGGGGGCTGCTCTCGGAAGGTCACGTCGCCGGGCTCAACCATGTCGTGGAGGCCGTCACCCAGTTGCGCGGCACCGCCGGGGAGCGGCAGGTGGTCGGTGCGGAGATCGCCGCGGTCACCGGGTGGGGCGACCTCGGCGACGGCGCCTTCGCCCTGCTGGCCGGGGACGCCCGATGA
- a CDS encoding acyl-CoA dehydrogenase family protein — protein MLSAEDIDAFEAGVRGHLGRLWPDAGDPQGRDLDALWRVAAEEGWLALEEFDALDAVLRAARACGQVAVPLPLVDAFVARRLVADELLAAAIAEGEVRPVVALGADRVLVEAGSAATHVLLLDDAPRLVPLCEARPQDGVAAPAWSEASLALDEAHPCDPTQAGWARDVVRLGLAARALAAAEAALAMAVHHACHREQFGRPVGTFGAVQQRLATLHIEATAARLLVEEAVRLYQSGDPGWRLGARLAEEHVVLSAPQIQFGAQHTLGAIGYFEESAAPWLFRRVLADLAVLATPVGDSAADRLLAGGSLPALDRTPEAAAFREQVREHFARKGIIGRTRQAHVDDPRAVRSIAAAGFLGLTLPEEHGGQGRGAHDQAVFIEEMGYHRVSAYVSLNAVLFLGKAVADHGTPAQRARFLPMMRDGELRFCLGYSEPETGSDLAALRTRAERDGDEWVVNGQKLWTTRAHRSDWMWLAARTDPDPSLRHRGITIFLLPMDSPGVTVQEHRSQAGEISCSVFLDDVRVSDDLRVGEVGGGWAVINTALAGERTSMAAVTASMHRQLDDLLALARSDERLLGAAGSAARADLSRMATRLQGARVLVRQAVDAIAANGGSRLEAPAAAVCAGELAVDFAVTTQRLLGPTGLLGESAEQPVSHGAFSHHLLMASKSVIGGGTNDILRGLVARGLGLPR, from the coding sequence ATGCTGTCCGCCGAAGACATCGACGCGTTCGAAGCCGGGGTCCGGGGACACCTGGGCCGTCTGTGGCCCGACGCCGGGGATCCGCAGGGGCGCGACCTGGATGCCCTGTGGCGGGTCGCCGCCGAGGAGGGCTGGCTGGCCCTCGAGGAGTTCGACGCCCTGGACGCGGTGCTGCGGGCCGCCCGCGCCTGCGGGCAGGTCGCCGTCCCGCTGCCCCTGGTCGACGCCTTCGTGGCGCGGCGACTCGTGGCCGACGAGTTGCTGGCGGCCGCCATCGCCGAGGGCGAGGTGCGCCCGGTCGTGGCCTTGGGCGCCGACCGGGTGCTCGTCGAGGCCGGCAGCGCCGCGACCCACGTCCTGCTGCTCGACGACGCGCCCCGGCTGGTGCCGCTGTGCGAGGCGCGCCCCCAGGACGGCGTCGCCGCCCCGGCCTGGTCCGAGGCCTCCTTGGCCCTCGACGAGGCCCACCCCTGCGACCCGACCCAGGCCGGTTGGGCCCGCGACGTGGTCCGGCTCGGCCTCGCCGCCCGCGCGCTCGCGGCCGCCGAGGCCGCCCTGGCCATGGCCGTGCACCACGCCTGCCACCGTGAGCAGTTCGGTCGCCCGGTCGGCACCTTCGGCGCCGTGCAGCAGCGGCTGGCGACCCTGCACATCGAGGCGACGGCGGCCCGACTGCTGGTCGAGGAGGCGGTGCGGCTCTACCAGTCCGGCGATCCCGGATGGCGCCTGGGCGCCCGGCTCGCCGAGGAGCACGTCGTGCTCTCCGCGCCGCAGATCCAGTTCGGCGCCCAGCACACACTCGGCGCGATCGGCTACTTCGAAGAGTCCGCAGCCCCCTGGCTGTTCCGCCGGGTGCTGGCCGACCTCGCCGTCCTCGCCACCCCGGTCGGGGACTCCGCCGCCGACCGGCTGCTCGCCGGCGGCTCGCTGCCGGCGCTGGACCGGACCCCGGAGGCGGCCGCGTTCCGGGAGCAGGTGCGCGAGCACTTCGCCCGCAAGGGGATCATCGGCCGGACCCGGCAGGCCCATGTCGACGACCCGCGGGCCGTGCGCAGCATCGCCGCGGCCGGCTTCCTCGGCCTCACGCTGCCCGAGGAGCACGGCGGCCAGGGCCGCGGCGCCCACGACCAGGCCGTGTTCATCGAGGAGATGGGCTACCACCGGGTCTCGGCGTACGTCTCGCTCAACGCCGTGCTTTTCCTCGGCAAGGCGGTCGCCGACCACGGCACGCCCGCCCAGCGCGCGCGCTTCCTGCCGATGATGCGTGACGGCGAGCTGCGGTTCTGCCTGGGCTACTCCGAGCCGGAGACCGGCTCGGACCTCGCGGCGCTGCGCACCCGGGCCGAGCGCGACGGTGACGAGTGGGTGGTCAACGGCCAGAAGCTGTGGACCACCCGCGCGCACCGCTCGGACTGGATGTGGCTGGCCGCGCGCACCGACCCGGACCCGAGCCTGCGGCACCGCGGCATCACCATCTTCCTGCTCCCGATGGACTCGCCGGGCGTGACCGTGCAGGAACACCGGTCCCAGGCCGGGGAGATCTCCTGCTCGGTCTTCCTCGACGACGTCCGGGTCAGCGACGACCTGCGGGTCGGGGAGGTCGGCGGCGGCTGGGCGGTGATCAACACCGCCCTGGCCGGCGAGCGGACCTCGATGGCCGCGGTGACGGCGTCCATGCACCGCCAGCTCGACGACCTCCTCGCACTGGCGCGCTCGGACGAGCGGCTGCTGGGTGCGGCCGGCTCCGCAGCGCGCGCCGACCTCTCCCGGATGGCCACCCGGCTCCAGGGGGCGCGCGTCCTGGTCCGCCAGGCGGTCGACGCGATCGCCGCGAACGGCGGCAGTCGGCTGGAGGCGCCCGCGGCCGCGGTGTGCGCCGGGGAGCTGGCGGTCGACTTCGCGGTCACCACCCAACGCCTGCTCGGCCCGACCGGCCTGCTCGGGGAGTCCGCGGAGCAGCCGGTCAGCCACGGCGCCTTCAGTCACCACCTGTTGATGGCCAGCAAGTCGGTCATCGGCGGTGGCACCAACGACATCCTGCGCGGCCTGGTGGCCCGGGGGCTGGGCCTGCCCCGCTGA
- a CDS encoding TetR/AcrR family transcriptional regulator, giving the protein MGRPPGHGVGFEARREEIIDLAAQLFAEQGYAATGTAELGRRVGLAKGALYHYIGSKEDLLVAIQERVLTPLVESARAVSGLGLDPVLRLRFISDVLMETILGRLDYIWVYEHDYRHLGSANKERFRGRRREFESIIQTCIAEAVEAGTFRRNIDPRLATLQFLNLHNHTYQWIKPGGTWSAADLSAAYCETLFRGWGADVDTEAMGEQVDRLRHLSQWHRGPANQRPSA; this is encoded by the coding sequence ATGGGTCGACCGCCGGGCCACGGCGTCGGTTTCGAGGCGCGTCGCGAGGAGATCATCGACCTGGCCGCCCAGCTCTTCGCCGAGCAGGGGTACGCCGCGACCGGCACCGCCGAGCTCGGCCGTCGGGTCGGGCTCGCCAAGGGCGCGCTCTACCACTACATCGGGTCCAAGGAGGACCTGCTGGTCGCGATCCAGGAGCGGGTGCTCACCCCGCTGGTCGAGTCCGCCCGCGCCGTCTCCGGGCTGGGCCTGGACCCGGTCCTGCGGCTGCGGTTCATCTCCGACGTCCTGATGGAGACGATCCTCGGCCGGCTTGACTACATCTGGGTCTACGAGCACGACTACCGGCACCTGGGGTCGGCGAACAAGGAGCGGTTCCGGGGTCGGCGGCGCGAGTTCGAGTCGATCATCCAGACCTGCATCGCCGAGGCGGTCGAGGCCGGGACCTTCCGTCGGAACATCGACCCGCGGCTGGCGACGCTGCAGTTCCTCAACCTGCACAACCACACCTACCAGTGGATCAAGCCCGGCGGCACCTGGTCGGCGGCGGACCTGTCCGCGGCGTACTGCGAGACCCTGTTCCGGGGCTGGGGCGCCGACGTCGACACCGAGGCGATGGGGGAGCAGGTCGACCGGCTGCGGCACCTGTCCCAGTGGCACCGGGGCCCAGCGAACCAGCGCCCGTCCGCCTGA